From a single Halobellus ruber genomic region:
- a CDS encoding recombinase family protein, giving the protein MNRAIGYARLSQEGKSIPEQIEEIEEYCENRSLDLLDIYNDGEQSSGYTDEREEYQRLLEHLRDDDRDVDHVVVRGLSRLSRDRLHRMQLLIELHREDVDVHAVDRGSRNPVDLSEPWALTREAGQADADDVEKRKEAERGRQEAERRAELGLPNGQPPIGLAYGPDSERWVPGDQFDVALRVLELRDAGYSYREIATRVDVVSKDQVGTILDRRGEYEALVTSKPSSES; this is encoded by the coding sequence ATGAATAGGGCCATCGGCTACGCGCGCCTCAGCCAAGAGGGGAAGAGCATCCCCGAGCAGATTGAAGAGATCGAAGAGTATTGCGAGAACCGCAGCCTCGATCTCCTCGACATCTATAACGATGGCGAGCAAAGCAGCGGCTACACCGACGAGCGTGAGGAATACCAACGGCTCCTTGAACATCTTCGCGATGACGATCGCGACGTAGATCACGTTGTCGTCCGCGGACTGTCCCGTCTCTCCCGCGATCGTCTCCATCGGATGCAGCTGCTGATCGAACTCCATCGGGAGGATGTCGACGTCCACGCCGTCGACCGCGGCTCGCGAAATCCAGTCGACTTATCCGAGCCGTGGGCGCTCACACGGGAGGCAGGCCAGGCCGATGCTGACGATGTCGAGAAGCGAAAGGAAGCAGAGCGTGGCAGGCAGGAGGCCGAGCGCCGAGCGGAACTCGGACTCCCAAACGGGCAACCCCCGATCGGACTCGCTTACGGCCCGGATAGTGAACGCTGGGTACCGGGTGACCAGTTCGATGTCGCACTACGTGTCCTCGAATTGCGTGATGCCGGCTACTCCTATCGCGAGATCGCTACCCGTGTGGACGTAGTCTCGAAAGACCAGGTTGGCACAATACTTGACCGCCGTGGAGAGTACGAGGCGCTTGTAACGAGCAAGCCATCCTCGGAATCCTGA
- a CDS encoding VTT domain-containing protein, with the protein MELSGTRRGLVAGAALAVVLAGAILTSPEAVFSRAAWLVADPVRLLAAAVAFAVVRPLLAWPTTLLAILLGYGLGVAGFPIALALVTLTSVPPFLLARRLGGDGDVAAAGAAFVDRAGGVRSVIASRLVPAPSDVVSVAAGVAGVRLPAFLVGTAIGEVPWVLAGIVVGVSAETLTAGAVADVADPRLVVAAALAAVLLVAPTAYDWYLERGVGGVNEDR; encoded by the coding sequence ATGGAACTCTCCGGGACCAGACGGGGGCTCGTCGCCGGGGCGGCGCTCGCGGTCGTTCTCGCGGGGGCGATCCTTACGTCCCCGGAGGCCGTGTTCTCGCGGGCGGCGTGGCTGGTCGCCGACCCCGTTCGGCTCCTCGCCGCGGCGGTCGCGTTCGCGGTCGTGCGGCCGCTCCTGGCGTGGCCGACGACCCTATTGGCGATCCTGCTCGGGTACGGCCTCGGGGTTGCGGGGTTCCCGATCGCGCTCGCCCTGGTGACGCTCACGAGCGTGCCGCCGTTCCTCCTCGCCCGACGCCTCGGCGGCGACGGCGACGTTGCGGCCGCGGGCGCGGCGTTCGTCGACCGGGCCGGCGGGGTCCGGAGCGTGATCGCCAGCCGGTTGGTTCCCGCACCCTCGGACGTGGTGTCGGTCGCGGCGGGCGTGGCCGGCGTGCGGCTGCCGGCGTTCCTCGTCGGGACCGCGATCGGGGAGGTGCCCTGGGTGCTCGCGGGGATCGTCGTCGGGGTCTCCGCGGAGACGCTCACCGCCGGGGCTGTGGCGGACGTTGCGGATCCACGGCTCGTCGTTGCCGCGGCGCTTGCGGCCGTGCTCCTCGTGGCACCGACGGCGTACGACTGGTATCTCGAGCGCGGGGTCGGCGGCGTCAACGAGGACAGGTGA
- a CDS encoding DUF5830 family protein, with amino-acid sequence MDRDADAADRPSLADLGRDERVELGVDLLAHLERESLSVSEAVDRIETITTNPALTREILDTAELRGVIEREAGRIRTRRGGTFVRFETGVIRREGNYECRRCGAGLGTGFFIQFEAGELGPFGPECVRKVLGRT; translated from the coding sequence ATCGACCGCGACGCCGACGCTGCCGACCGTCCCTCGCTCGCCGACCTCGGTCGGGACGAGCGGGTCGAACTCGGCGTCGACCTCCTCGCACACCTCGAACGCGAGTCGCTGTCGGTTTCCGAGGCCGTCGACCGGATCGAAACCATCACCACGAACCCCGCGCTGACGCGGGAGATCCTCGACACTGCGGAACTCCGCGGCGTCATCGAGCGCGAGGCGGGCCGGATCCGGACGCGACGCGGCGGAACGTTCGTCCGGTTCGAGACGGGGGTAATCCGCCGGGAGGGCAACTACGAGTGTCGGCGCTGCGGCGCCGGCCTCGGCACAGGCTTTTTTATCCAGTTCGAGGCGGGCGAACTCGGCCCGTTCGGCCCCGAGTGCGTGCGAAAAGTCCTGGGTCGGACGTAG
- a CDS encoding DUF7115 domain-containing protein: protein MSQPEIVRSDLGDERVVAHVDLGGEDGLYVTPTRTLLYRAEGLLSDESVEEFSHGAERITVSEGRRKAKVTLDYGLDGERTISLPTSRLDRALQPIVRGVLRENGVLDADESIAQLFRFKELTVVVAGERVVRHIGSGLWDQEFESYHYSDVTDLEFEDGSVNTSVVLTVDGQRERFKTPNEDARAVRSALESTLLSYWDVDSIEGLRAATTPEESDPESAEAGEEEDVSFGDGPDPLFADPAAPEDRPENATRAPDDGGPEAGSSPDSGAVADRTDPRAEATDPDADTIARGTAESADAGTAAESTRSEAGARGSEAGTEPTPSTEVTDSPAQNGSDAGSPGPGTGAVADERMGDDQPGEGFEGSGFEAAAPATDEQVFEELAALREVVERQNEELVAQRELIERLIEELRRGR, encoded by the coding sequence ATGAGTCAACCGGAGATCGTCCGGTCCGACCTCGGCGACGAGCGGGTCGTGGCCCACGTCGACCTGGGGGGCGAGGACGGACTGTACGTGACGCCCACGCGGACGCTCCTCTACCGGGCGGAGGGGCTGCTGTCCGACGAGTCCGTCGAGGAGTTCTCCCACGGGGCGGAACGCATCACGGTCTCGGAGGGGCGTCGCAAGGCGAAGGTGACTCTGGATTACGGCCTCGACGGCGAGCGGACCATCTCGCTGCCGACGAGTCGACTCGATCGCGCGCTCCAGCCGATCGTCCGGGGCGTACTCCGGGAAAACGGCGTGCTCGACGCCGACGAATCGATCGCGCAGCTCTTCCGGTTCAAGGAGCTGACGGTCGTGGTCGCGGGCGAGCGCGTGGTCAGGCACATCGGCTCGGGACTCTGGGACCAGGAGTTCGAGTCGTACCACTACAGCGACGTGACCGACCTGGAGTTCGAGGACGGCAGCGTGAACACGTCCGTGGTCCTGACAGTCGACGGCCAGCGGGAGCGGTTCAAGACGCCCAACGAGGACGCCCGCGCGGTCCGATCGGCGCTGGAATCGACGCTGCTGTCCTACTGGGACGTCGACTCCATAGAGGGGCTGCGAGCCGCGACCACACCCGAGGAATCGGATCCTGAGAGTGCAGAGGCCGGCGAGGAGGAGGACGTCTCCTTCGGTGACGGCCCCGACCCGCTGTTCGCCGATCCCGCGGCGCCGGAGGACCGCCCGGAGAACGCCACCCGGGCACCCGACGACGGGGGCCCGGAGGCCGGATCGTCCCCCGACAGCGGGGCGGTCGCGGACCGAACGGACCCACGGGCGGAGGCCACAGACCCGGACGCCGACACCATCGCGCGGGGGACGGCCGAATCCGCCGACGCGGGGACAGCCGCGGAATCCACCCGATCCGAGGCGGGGGCACGTGGATCGGAGGCGGGTACCGAACCGACTCCGTCGACCGAAGTCACCGACTCGCCGGCGCAAAACGGCAGCGACGCGGGGAGCCCCGGACCTGGCACTGGCGCGGTGGCGGACGAGAGGATGGGGGACGACCAACCGGGCGAGGGGTTCGAGGGCTCCGGGTTCGAGGCGGCCGCCCCCGCGACCGACGAGCAGGTCTTCGAGGAGCTCGCGGCGCTGCGGGAGGTCGTCGAACGACAGAACGAGGAACTCGTTGCACAACGTGAGCTGATCGAGCGACTGATCGAGGAGCTGCGCCGCGGCCGCTGA
- a CDS encoding calcium-binding protein yields MDGSARSTSSRFRSAGRGGRPAVVASSPGEPAWFRWRIPTKIRENPISDGVAFPEVAENGARDAAGGNRPLRVRVPLVTTEWKGREFGVPLSQVKPIDANGATEQAVSDWHYWLER; encoded by the coding sequence GTGGACGGATCTGCCCGTTCGACGAGTTCCCGATTCCGGTCCGCCGGCCGGGGTGGACGGCCTGCGGTCGTTGCCTCCTCGCCGGGGGAGCCGGCGTGGTTTCGATGGCGCATACCCACCAAGATACGTGAGAACCCGATAAGCGACGGCGTGGCGTTTCCGGAAGTTGCCGAAAACGGCGCTCGGGACGCTGCTGGCGGTAACAGGCCCCTTCGGGTTCGAGTCCCTCTCGTCACCACTGAGTGGAAGGGCCGAGAGTTCGGCGTGCCATTGAGCCAAGTTAAGCCGATTGACGCTAATGGTGCCACTGAGCAGGCTGTATCGGACTGGCACTACTGGCTCGAACGATAA
- a CDS encoding enolase C-terminal domain-like protein — protein sequence MSPEITRIESREFTYELSDVGTDHHGFNLVYAPGETTTRKLFGVQIFTDVGITGEYVGGNSPGAAQINTFADYLVGKDPLAREKHWSEIKRALRKYDRMGMGPVDIALWDFAGKYYDAPIHELLGTYRRRLPAYASTYHGDDAGGLDSPEAFAAFAETCRDLGYDGFKIHGWGGDDSARDLDREIEAVHAVGDAVGAEMDLMHDPACELETFADALTLGRALDEENFFWYEDPYRDAGTSQHAHRKLGKHLETPLLQTEHVRGLEMKHDFVASEATDFVRADPEYDAGITGAMKVARMAEGFGLDVEFHAPGPAQRHCIAATRNSNYYEMALVHPDCGNTTPPIYAGDYDDQLDSVDDEGTVPVPDGPGLGVDYDWAYIEANQTGSVHVYE from the coding sequence GTGTCACCCGAAATAACGCGGATCGAGAGCAGAGAGTTCACCTACGAGTTGTCCGACGTAGGGACCGATCACCACGGGTTCAACCTGGTGTACGCTCCCGGCGAGACGACGACGCGGAAACTGTTCGGGGTGCAGATCTTCACCGACGTCGGGATCACCGGCGAGTACGTCGGCGGCAACTCCCCGGGTGCCGCACAGATCAACACTTTCGCGGACTACCTCGTCGGGAAGGACCCCTTGGCGAGGGAGAAACACTGGTCGGAGATCAAACGCGCACTCCGGAAGTACGACCGGATGGGGATGGGTCCCGTCGACATCGCGCTGTGGGACTTCGCGGGCAAGTACTACGACGCGCCGATACACGAACTCCTGGGCACCTACCGCCGCCGGCTCCCCGCGTACGCGTCGACGTACCACGGCGACGACGCCGGCGGTTTGGACTCCCCCGAGGCGTTCGCCGCGTTCGCCGAGACGTGCCGGGACCTCGGGTACGACGGGTTCAAGATCCACGGGTGGGGTGGCGACGACAGCGCCCGGGACCTGGACCGCGAGATCGAGGCAGTGCACGCCGTCGGCGACGCCGTCGGGGCGGAGATGGACCTGATGCACGACCCGGCGTGTGAACTGGAGACGTTCGCCGACGCCCTGACGCTGGGCCGCGCTCTCGACGAGGAGAACTTTTTCTGGTACGAGGATCCCTACCGGGACGCCGGGACCTCCCAACACGCCCACCGGAAGCTCGGAAAGCACCTCGAGACGCCGCTGCTGCAGACGGAGCACGTCCGCGGCCTGGAGATGAAACACGACTTCGTGGCGAGCGAGGCGACGGACTTCGTCAGGGCCGACCCCGAGTACGACGCCGGGATCACGGGCGCGATGAAGGTCGCACGGATGGCGGAGGGCTTCGGGCTCGACGTCGAGTTTCACGCGCCGGGGCCCGCCCAGCGGCACTGCATCGCCGCGACGCGGAACTCCAACTACTACGAGATGGCGCTCGTCCACCCGGACTGTGGGAACACGACCCCGCCGATCTACGCCGGCGACTACGACGACCAACTCGACAGCGTCGACGACGAGGGGACGGTCCCGGTCCCGGACGGCCCCGGCCTCGGGGTCGACTACGACTGGGCGTACATCGAGGCCAATCAGACCGGGAGCGTCCACGTCTACGAGTAG
- the xacF gene encoding 2,5-dioxovalerate dehydrogenase gives MPPTRNYIDGEWTDSESGDTFETVDPAAPDDVVATYQESTAADARAAVTAAADAAAEWASTPAPDRGAILKAAGDVLADRKAELTAQLTREEGKTHAEAGGEVQRAIDIFHYYAQKTRDLGGTVKSSSGGRTNLYTREEPVGVAALITPWNYPIAIPAWKIAPALAAGNTAAIKPASLAPGPAVSIVDALDDAGVPEGVVNLVTGPGSTVGNALIGHDRVDAVSFTGSSAVGGTVYDLATDDGKRVQTEMGGKNPTIVTESADVEAAADIVAAGAFGVTGQACTAGSRAIVYEEVYDEFVDAIVDRAQAIDVGPGDEYGMGPQVSADELQSTLEYIDVGVEEGARLAVGGEALDGGRFGDGYFVAPTVFGDVAPDHRIAREEIFGPVLAVLEVGGFDEAIQVANDVDYGLSASILTRNHTEANRFVEEIEAGVAKINEKTTGLELHVPFGGFKGSSSETWREQGDAGLEFYTIEKTVYENF, from the coding sequence ATGCCACCCACCCGGAACTACATCGACGGCGAGTGGACGGACTCGGAGTCCGGCGACACGTTCGAGACGGTCGACCCGGCGGCGCCCGACGACGTCGTTGCGACGTACCAGGAGTCGACTGCGGCCGACGCCCGCGCCGCCGTGACGGCCGCAGCCGACGCGGCGGCCGAGTGGGCGTCGACTCCGGCACCCGATCGTGGGGCGATCCTGAAGGCCGCCGGCGACGTGCTCGCAGACCGGAAGGCGGAGTTGACGGCGCAGCTCACCCGCGAGGAGGGCAAAACCCACGCCGAGGCCGGCGGAGAGGTCCAGCGCGCGATCGACATCTTCCACTACTACGCACAGAAGACCCGCGACCTCGGCGGGACGGTGAAGTCGTCGTCCGGGGGCCGGACGAACCTCTACACCCGCGAGGAGCCCGTGGGCGTGGCGGCGCTGATCACGCCGTGGAACTACCCGATCGCGATTCCGGCCTGGAAGATCGCGCCCGCCTTGGCCGCCGGGAACACGGCCGCGATCAAGCCGGCCAGCCTCGCCCCGGGCCCGGCGGTCTCGATCGTCGACGCGCTCGACGACGCCGGGGTCCCGGAGGGCGTCGTCAACCTCGTGACCGGGCCGGGCAGCACCGTCGGCAACGCCTTGATCGGTCACGACCGCGTCGACGCCGTCTCGTTTACCGGCAGCAGCGCCGTGGGCGGGACCGTCTACGACCTCGCGACCGACGACGGCAAGCGCGTCCAGACCGAAATGGGCGGCAAGAACCCGACCATCGTCACCGAGTCGGCCGACGTCGAGGCGGCCGCCGACATCGTCGCTGCGGGCGCGTTCGGCGTGACGGGGCAGGCGTGTACCGCCGGCTCCCGCGCGATCGTCTACGAGGAGGTGTACGACGAGTTCGTCGACGCGATCGTCGACCGGGCGCAAGCGATCGACGTCGGTCCCGGCGACGAGTACGGGATGGGCCCGCAGGTCAGCGCGGACGAACTCCAGAGCACGCTCGAGTACATCGACGTCGGGGTCGAGGAGGGAGCGAGGCTCGCGGTCGGCGGCGAGGCGCTCGACGGCGGCCGGTTCGGCGACGGGTACTTCGTCGCGCCGACGGTCTTCGGTGACGTCGCCCCGGACCACCGGATCGCCCGCGAGGAGATCTTCGGGCCCGTCCTCGCCGTGCTCGAAGTCGGAGGGTTCGACGAGGCCATCCAGGTCGCAAACGACGTCGACTACGGGCTGTCGGCCAGCATCCTCACCCGGAACCACACCGAGGCAAACCGGTTCGTCGAAGAGATCGAAGCCGGGGTCGCGAAGATCAACGAGAAGACGACCGGGCTCGAACTCCACGTCCCGTTCGGCGGGTTCAAGGGGTCCTCCTCGGAGACGTGGCGCGAGCAGGGCGATGCGGGCCTGGAGTTCTACACCATCGAGAAGACGGTCTACGAGAACTTCTGA